Proteins encoded within one genomic window of Triticum aestivum cultivar Chinese Spring chromosome 2D, IWGSC CS RefSeq v2.1, whole genome shotgun sequence:
- the LOC123053921 gene encoding uncharacterized protein — translation MGGFQRQVKERTMEVKVAVLKGVRVVGDFGKKTWNKVKAIKR, via the coding sequence atgGGAGGGTTCCAGCGGCAGGTGAAGGAGCGGACCATGGAGGTGAAGGTGGCGGTGCTCAAGGGCGTCAGGGTCGTCGGCGACTTCGGCAAGAAGACGTGGAACAAGGTCAAGGCCATCAAGCGCTGA
- the LOC123053923 gene encoding sphingolipid delta(4)-desaturase DES1-like codes for MGATRADADEKEEGVMATDFFWSYTDEPHASRRREILAKYPQIKELFGSDPLAFIKIAAVVSLQLWTATLLRDAGWSKILPVAYFFGSFLNHNLFLAIHELSHNLAFATPSLNRWLGIFANLPIGVPMSVTFQKYHLEHHRFQGVDGIDMDIPSQTEAHVVKNTVSKSIWVVLQLFFYALRPLFLKPKPPGLWEFTNLTIQVALDAAMVYLYGWKSLAYLILSTFLGGGMHPMAGHFISEHYVFSPEQETYSYYGPLNLMTWHVGYHNEHHDFPRIPGAKLHKVKEIAPEYYDSLKSYRSWSQVIYMYVMDQTVGPFSRMKRKAPKKDL; via the exons ATGGGGGCGACACGCGCGGACGCCGACGAGAAGGAGGAAGGCGTGATGGCGACGGACTTCTTTTGGTCGTACACGGACGAACCGCACGCGTCCCGCCGCCGGGAGATCCTGGCCAAGTACCCGCAGATCAAGGAGCTCTTCGGCTCGGATCCTCTCGCCTTCATCAAG ATAGCCGCAGTTGTTTCGCTTCAGCTATGGACCGCCACGCTCCTGCGAGATGCAGGCTGGTCGAAGATACTGCCGGTCGCTTACTTCTTCGGTTCCTTTCTGAATCACAATCTCTTCCTTGCGATCCACGAGCTCAGCCACAACCTCGCCTTCGCCACCCCATCCCTGAACCGCTGGCTAGGCATCTTCGCAAACCTGCCCATCGGCGTCCCAATGTCGGTGACATTCCAGAAATACCACCTGGAGCACCACCGGTTCCAAGGCGTGGACGGGATCGACATGGACATCCCCAGCCAGACAGAGGCGCACGTCGTAAAGAACACCGTCAGCAAATCCATCTGGGTCGTGCTCCAGCTCTTCTTCTACGCGCTCAGGCCGCTCTTCCTGAAGCCGAAGCCCCCGGGCCTGTGGGAGTTCACCAACCTGACGATCCAGGTCGCGCTCGACGCGGCAATGGTGTACCTCTACGGCTGGAAGTCGCTGGCCTACCTCATCCTGTCTACGTTCCTCGGTGGCGGCATGCACCCGATGGCCGGCCACTTCATCTCGGAGCACTACGTCTTCAGCCCGGAGCAGGAGACCTACTCGTACTACGGGCCGCTGAACCTGATGACGTGGCACGTCGGGTACCACAACGAGCACCACGACTTCCCCAGGATCCCCGGCGCCAAGCTGCACAAGGTGAAGGAGATCGCGCCGGAGTACTATGACAGTCTGAAATCATACAGGTCCTGGAGCCAGGTGATATACATGTACGTCATGGACCAGACGGTAGGCCCTTTCAGCCGGATGAAGCGGAAGGCGCCCAAGAAAGATTTGTAG